In Zingiber officinale cultivar Zhangliang chromosome 1A, Zo_v1.1, whole genome shotgun sequence, the DNA window cggttagttcttctgaggcggtgtggctctgataccaattgttggtgcagcggaggccggcaagagggggatgaattgcctgaaaaataaaaactataccctcctcagaattttcaactcaaatagtacaatagtaaaataataaaattaaaagcaaAAACGAAAAGGGACTCAgtagttaacctggttacaaccaagaaagttgttaatccagggcgatgaaaagtgcactagaaagatctccttctctgaaggcggagaagccttttacactttggaagtttagaactattgctagaaatgactacacagttgattgcttgagttaatTTTTagatctggaccaaggctatatttatagccttggtcggggtgccccgaagagttccaggcgccctggggggataaaattttatcctccaatGAATAGAACGCGGTTTGACCGCGATCAAGATAAGAAGGcatcccgggcgcccgaaatggttctgggcgcctggacctccgggcgcccggactgtgAAGTCAACAAGTTGACTTTTCGTCCAGGCCTTCTGGTCCgtttcagctcgcctcggtccgggtctcttCTGCTCCGCCACcatttacttgggtgatctcggccaaccggaatagggctcacccgaacccaattcccggccttctcctcgagcagtcttccatcccggctttacgtccctcgaacgtcgcgcacgttcttcacgcctaccggtgtactcttccacagctttctcgtccttcggacgcaccgagcccgtcagcttccttcccgtgccgtccttctcgctagctgcgtcttccgctggacttcctgcgctcctaagctcctgcacacttagacacagggatctgacaaaacatgacctaacctaagcttggttgatcacatcaaaacagccATAGGGTCCAACACAAATGTGACGGCTATAGGCGGAAGGATGTGAGTATTAGTCTCCGTCCTAGGAGTTTTGAATGCTTTAAGCACTTATGCACTCAAAGAACCCAtgtttcactacaacaaaaaccttcatagacatcggttttccaccggtgtctatttcattttcgaccgatgtctatttcatttttgacccatgtctatgaagccgatgttaaaagtctgccattttagacatcgggttaaaaccggtgtagtatcacttaacgacaccgatcttcgaatcggttattaaccggtgtagtatcacttaacgacaccgtttcatcaacggtgtaaaactgatgtaatattgtatgttaataacaccagttttggcagcggtaaatgaccgatgtaatattagttaataacaccggttttgcagcgatggaaaaccgatgtaatatgtatattttttaacagcacaaatttgatttccgaaacaatgaaaaaccgacaataacaaaaaaaaaagcacaaatattcacaaattatacaaatattcttcattcaataatattcataaaatacacaaatattcacaaattatataaaaaatcttcttacaacaatatccataaaatacccaaacattctttttacatcaaaagctagctattagatatcaaaatcaaggtagaacattcttttaacacatcaaggtagaaccgcacttcaaatgcaatctagcatgcattcagcccactcgaacctcacttcatcaatttcaactctggagtacttgagatttgtaaactgtaaaaacacataaatccaccatatgtcaaataactaaaacaaatgtgtacatgtatcaaataaaatggaatactgagtttttaaaggctgctgtggaagataacgaatataacatagaatctaaaaatttcatatatgacacttagtatatgctgcttagaatataacatagataatttgctccttctaattcaagtgtacagattgataagaaccgacagcatcgtacaacaacttactaggcatgataatggttgaacaaagaaatatgattacacaacaaatccagtgaaggaagcatagaagaacaaagctacctctgatgaagagatatactatttattgtactacctctgatgccattttggtatcctgaatatcctgcactaagctccctattttctgtgatttctgctaccaaccacagcagcaaggaatgcggcaagaaggcagctgcctccttagttcagcacccaAAACAACAAGTTAGAGCTTTCTTTGggtccattcaatcctctagtaagtaAAAACATGAGTTTCAGGGAATAATGCAGTTAAGATGTAATGTACAAGATTAAACTGAAAAGAAATACTTCTTAACCATACTTTTTGAAATGCCCCACTAATTACCTCAACCCCTCCTTGCATgtgccgtgatttacctcttttcCAAATAGTGGAGGGTCACCTTGTTGGGGTTGCCAAGGTGACGGTTTCACCTTTTGCTTCCAAATAAGAAGTGTAAGGTGCTTGTTACCACCAGTTGACATCAAGTGCCATCAAGTGCTGGTTGTAAGAAGAGAAAGAACACATCCTCTTAAGTTTCTCAAGGAGTGTAACCAGATCAAAGCAAAACTATACACACCAACCATATTAATCAGGACATCCTAGTGAAATATCCCAGAATGGTCTAGGTACAATGGAACATGTGAATGTTGAGTAAAGGATATGCAAACACGAGGATAAACACATCATTAGTAATTCATGACCCTCAAAGCTATGGCTATAAGTTGGTTGCCCTCTTTCCTTTGTATGTCCAAATACCATCAAATATCAGACATGAAATGTGTTAAATTAAATTGTACTATTCTTGATCCGAACAAATATCAGATTTTCATTTTTCATGATGACTATACACAAATGATATAAGAAACAACTATGTTGCTCTGggtgctaaataatttaacaaagaaaaatatttatcaaaatacacAGCTAAATTCATTGCCTAAGTACCTTGGAAAATACAAATGTTATATTGTGCCTATAACTATGGTGCTGGAACACAATCACGGCATTGCTAAGTAGCTTGATTCATTGTTCTTGATCATGTATATCTTTGAACATATATGATTCACATTACACAAGTCAGATCATTATAAATACAGCCCGAAACAAGTGTGCATTCTCTGCCAACCAACTTAAAGCACAAAAGAGAAAATCCATATGAATACTGTAAACAATACAAGGATAGCCTTGTATATAACCCACCAACCTATTGGACCATGGATCATCAAGACCTTGTCCAGTTTCTAATCACTACAGAAGCAACAACTCATGACACTACATGCAATGTCAAAATGGAATATATTATaacaagagagaagaggaagcataccgaatcccaaaattgaagaacaaatcACAAAACCCAAAAGGGAAAAATCCATTAGATATAAGATTTCTATAATAATAATGCATACTCCAGAAATCATTAGATGCCTTGGAGAAGAAAAAACAAGATGCAGCCTGCAAATGTTCAACCACACGTAAGTGTAAACAGGCATTAACATTAGTTAAGACAAAGCTCAGGAAGAGAGGGATCATTGATCAGTAACAAGAAAGACATCCAGCATAGAACCATTATATTGGCATTCATCGTTCAGCCACAGATCCTCCAAGTAACTTAGGATATCTTTACTATACTTGACTCTGCCATAATCAATAATGCATGTAGTATAAAAGCACTTAAACAGTATAAAGACACGGTAGTCATATCATTGATCTTAGCATGTCCGATTCAGAATAAGCTATTTTCGAGTTAAGGAACTTACCACCCAAATGACAAAGCTATTTCTGCTCCAAGAATTTCACGAGTGGAACTTCATAAAGCTTGACTGCCTTCTCATTATCAATGCATGCATCAACACTCTTATTAAATGTTTCATTTGCTTGACAGAGCACTAGAAGAAAGATACTTTCTTTGGAGAACAAAATGGCTTAAACTAGAGATGATTAATCACCTTTAATCGCTGATTTAGTTTCAGTGTTTCATATCTGGTCTCTTTGGTGCAGGAAGTAATACAGAGTGGAAAAGGTTTATACAATATAGCAAACAAGTTATCTAAGAACTTGCAAAATGGAAAACCTCAACCAACAAATATTGATCACTTGACCCAAAACTCTGATCATTGTAATATCCAACATAAAATAGCATTAAAAACACATTAACAGATAGATGATCAAGCAGCATAGATTCATTGTTTCATATCTGGCCCCTTTGGTGAAGGAATTCAAATGTACGCATGGGGTACTGAACTAAAGATACTACGGAGTGGAAAAGGTTTATACAATCTAGCAAAAAAGTTGTCTACGAACTTGCAAATGGAAAACACCAAAAATATTGATCACTCGACAGAAAACTATGATAATCGTGATAACCAACATCAAAAAATCACATTTATTATATTCAACACCTTGTACTTGGCAACCTCCTCGCTAACTTCCTTAAGATCGCCCTTTGTGAATATCAATCCCACATTCCCCTGAATCAGTCAAGGATAATTACTAAATAGCTAAATGATCGATTCATGGAGGAACTAAAGATGAGGAAATGGGAAATGGCGAAGAGTGCGTACGACGAGAAGGGGGAGGAGGTTGAGGAAGTCCTTGTTGCCGGTCTTCTCGGTGTGGAAGCGGATGCAGCGGCGGATGAGGGTGTTCTTGCCCATGAGGATGACGGAGTCGCCGCGGAGGCCCCTGCGGATGCTTTGGAGCTGGTTGGACCCAACATTGTCGGCGGCGGCGATTAGGACCTTCCCGTACTCGTCCAGAAGCGAGCACAGCTTCTTGTCGTAGCAGACCTTCTTCTCCGCTTTCGAGAGCTTCACCACCATCTCGATCTAACTCCGGGCGACACAATGGGAGACGGAGAAAGGACAGAGATGGAGGGACAAAGAGTCCGAGCCGCCCTTTGCGCTGCGATTCACCCCGGAGCGCGATTAGCAGCAAGAGAGATTAGCAGGACGCGATTAGCAGCAAGAGAAATGGGGCGGCCATCCTTTTACCGGTCATAGTGAAGGGAAGGAGGAGCGAGCGACCTCGGATGGGGATCTGAGAGAGGAGATCCCCATCTCTCAGATCAGCGGCGAGCTCCTCGTGGATGCGTGTGGCTTCCCGGTGGGAGCGGCCGGGAAGTGAGTGCGAGAAGTGGAAGGACTGCCCCCATCCCCACTCGTAGATGTCTGTGACGAGGTTGTAGAAGGTGTCGACGAAGGCAGGGACGTTATCGTCGTCGGGCGCGGTGGCAATGCCCTCCTTGGAGCGGAGAAAGAAGCACAAGTCAATCTCATCTTAAGGTTCACTGCCCGCTTGCCTTTCACTTCCGCCGAGCCCCTCACCCACACGAACCAGTAGACCGCGATAGCGCCGATGACGACCGCCGTCCACATCGCCGTCAAGAGATCCATTGCTAGTCTTTCAAATGGTATCTCCTAAAAGGAGGATGCAGAGGATCAGGGTTTCGATTTATTGTGGGTgaggagaagcccaaaagaaagGGCGCTACGAAAGTCCGCCaaaattttggttcatagacaccggttttaaaaaccgcggttaaaatcgatgtctattaatgaaaaaaaggcgctcatagacatcggctaaaaaaaccgatgtctatgagcgaaaatctgcgctcatagacaccggtttttggaaaaatcggtatAAAATACTCAAatacatcggtttttgcttaaaaccattgttgttccactgatgtctatgaggatttttgttgtagtgtttcttCACTCTTGTCTTAACATTCTGAAGAATAtctgagagaaaatcaagtatttTTTATGGTCATAAAGCAATCATCCTTTAATGAGCACTATGACCTCTGTTAATTGCTAAGGTGCATGCTCTGTGACCTTTGTTAATTTACCTCGGCAATAGCTTCGTGCTCTGCCGAGCAACCTTACGAAGGATCACCGATCGATATTCTTGGATTGGCCAGGTGGAAGAGCCCTCAGGACAATAACACAGTGGTCCACGGAGAAGTATAGTTAGGCAAGTACCTCATCATTAGGCATTGTTGGTATTGCAGTATTGCTAAAAGGAAGTTGGAGATCAAAGAAAAGTTGGGCGATGCTTCTGCAAATTATAGAATACTCTCCGGAAGCAAATATTGCAAAAGATAAGTTTGGAGATAAGTTAGAGACTTTCATTATCAAACGTAATCCATCGTTCAATTCAACCACACTCTCTTCCAATCATTCATATATGAATGTTGGTCCCCTTGGATAagtctagtggctagcgtatgaggtgttgtcataatgAGGTATGAGGTTCGAAACTcggtaaagccgaggtaaatatctTCATTATGTGCTAGTTCCTATTCCAAAGGtaagtagtcacccgtgatttacctcctccgtgttgaccctgggacgggttggcgggggcgctaagGGCGAGCGTATTAACCTTTTGCCACAATATATGAAAGTTGACTCatcaaagattaattaaaattatttaatatataatattaCAAAGTTGAATCTATCATATGTGAACGTTCACGTCCGATAAAGACTATTACTCCCATAAATTTCCAACATAATTCTATTGATATATGTATTTAATGATAGAGTTacgataaaaaataatttattgggaaataatttattgaaaaagaGTTTaccaacaaaattttattttccatCCATGATTTCTAATGAAATTAATTTCCGTAATTATTATTTTCCAATGAAAAATAAACTTCCATAGTAAATAACACCGATGGAATCACCGATTCCATTGGTAAATTCTATTTTGGAATACCGACAGAATCATCAATTTCATCGGTAAGGGGTTTTGATATTTACCGATGGAATCAGTGATTCCGTCGATATTTCGTGTTGGTATACCTAAAAGGATTTACCGACAGAATCATCGATTCCAtcgatattaaaaaaaatttcaacaaaCGGTTATATTTATGCCCTAACCTGTTTacaatttttatatataaaagaaatcatcacaaaCTATGACATTTTTTTATATACAAACGATTTAAGAGGTTCACAATCTACACAATCATATTTCACATTCATCCATATATTCATACGATCACATTTCACAATCCACACATATGAACATTTTTTCATACATCTTAACAAATACATTTTATACATTTCATACAATCCATAATATCACTAACACAAATAAACTAACATCCATACAACCAAACATCCATATGATCAAACATTCATACAACAAAACATCTATACAAACAAATGAATAGAAAGTATCTAAATATCCATAATAAAAACAATCACAATCATCTAAAACAAGCAAAATCTAAACATTCATATAAACAAACATCCATACAAACAGactaatagaaaaaaaatgtaaatatCCATAATCTAGAAAATCATACAGAAAGTCAAATACGATagatttatattatatttatgtATAATTAAAAATGTTGCAtatatgtataactaattttgATACATGGATAGAAGAAATGAGCAAATGATGATCATCAATGTCAATAGGCTTGGTGTAACGCCCCAGCCCGGGCGggcccacccggaccgaaccgggaacgccaccagaattgtctATCGAGTTGACGACCctagaaaacttcccaggaggttacccattctcagatttctccaagccaaacaCACTTaattttggagttcttaagtttgggcttctgaAAAAGAagatgcaccttggtgatatggatagtaccttctaaccttttaagccatacttaaccagaatctcagaaccaggGTATTACATGTAGTTTGAGATGTTCCTAAACTTTGATTAAAGCATATCTCATCTTGTTTCACTCTCTTGTAACAATTTGTATTCGAATGCTACATTCACAACTCTTCAGTAAGggagaaaagtaaaatagacggGAAATCAACCTCTCTGTCAATTGAAATTTGAAGGGAAATAAAGGGAAAGGAAAAATGTCATCTTTATTTCGCCTGCCTACGTATTGACGTCATCCGAGGCGATATCCGAGTCCTGACCGAGTTCGACGTCTTAGGACCTAGGAACTTTTCTCTAGGAGGtgtccatatagatgatgagggtgtcataTCTTGGCGGAGGCGGGCACAACACTAGCCAGACCTAGATGcccaggaggaggcagagcaggacGAGTTTATGGTCGCACTATTCGACGAGGACACTCTGGCCCCggtaccacctccacctccaggccGAGCAAATCGTCCCATTCCTCGCACTCTAGGTGATCGAGTTGCCAGCCTCGAGCTATCTATGACGAGTCTCCGTCGAGAGGTGCGACAGGAGATCTCTGACTTACGACAAGAGGTGCGGCAGGAGGTCTatgacttacgacgagacgtgaGACAGGAGATCTCTGACATTCGACGTGATCTATCCAGCTCCCGAGAGGATGGTCGGACTCGTCATACTGAGCTGATCGAGATGTTACGTTCCTTGGGATCCGGACCACCCTCCTCCTAATCTTGATAGACTTGATCATCACTATGTATATTTTGTTATGATCGTTGTATCTTGACGTCAACATTGACTTATGCTATTCTGACTTACTCTGACTTAGTTATATCTCGACTCTGACAATGATTTACCttgatgtgtttaatagactaggatattAAAATtgcaaaaactattttcaaaaatagtattttcaaattctaggataaaatctttGTTTTTCTAAAATCTTCCAttatttctagaattttaaatcagttttagccttagactagaacaattccttagaaagcatgttcccctagggctagtacttgagcatctcaccaacagcctaggattcccttgtttgtaattgccgaacatagaaaggggtgagatgcataggtaaattgtttggacttaagatgcttatttcagtgcatcgacataagtctgggtgttaaataccaaacagacattaatcaggttaagtcattcagtttagtcaaacactaactgattacaattagacttaacttgactaaccaagtgaaagctgctatcctctaatagtcagtaagtagctaactggttagacagattttgtaatgtcaggttcagggggaggattaattatttttatacataatttaaaattaatttttgaaaaatatctccttTTAAATCAGTTTAACACTATCTAGgtgtcttaatttttttttaaatttttcaaacttagttttgaatgtTAAACTTACTTGATTTACTTGtttaaacttaggtttgaaaattagttttattttcaaactttaaacttttcaaatttaattttgaaaattatactttctaaacttagttttgaaatttagaccttccaaacttagttttaaaaagttagtttttgaaaaataaagtttATTCGAGTTTGTAACTTGGACTCTTCATTTGGAAAATTATATTCTACTTGggtttaaaaacatattttttggagatttattttaaaaattggaagTTACTAACTTAGGTTTGAAAACTAAATTCACTTAATTggatttagttttgaaaaattaaagttaaaatcacAAATTTTAAAGTTAACTATTTTCAAGTCATCTTTTTAAGTTAActgtcttttgaaaaatatttctttctATATTTCTAgctagcttaaactcccccaagccaatctgacttacatttctaagacttctttgcattttttttaatctgttctatgtttatttttgataaataccaaacggggagggttaggtgatttaagttagttaaacaataaaatttaaaacaaagctaacttaacaaACCTTATAAATGCTTGTTTTCACTTGCATatttttatcactaacttaaccaggttgtcattgcatcaaaaagggggagatttttggtgtgattagcactaacggtataactcaagttttgatgaatgagaaaataggttaagttagtttcgttgttatctaacactctgaccaagtgtgcaggaaaagcccagacaggtcgatgggttgacctgATGTCTagcacaaagcccagctaggtcgacgggccgaccggatagctggcacgaagtccaaacgggtcgatgggttgaccgaacatttggcatgaagtccagctaggtcgacgggttgaccggatagctggcacgaagcccaaacgggtcgaagggctgaccggacgtctggcaggtaagtgaaggtaagtcgctggaggggagtgactgtgaggacgcgttcccaggaagggaacattaggcgtcgattctACTTAgacccatttcagatatctaagtcgagatcgtgactagattccagtctcgaggagacggaatctagctaatactctacttgttaattttaaactatgctaacacttt includes these proteins:
- the LOC122039070 gene encoding 60S acidic ribosomal protein P0-like, whose protein sequence is MVVKLSKAEKKVCYDKKLCSLLDEYGKVLIAAADNVGSNQLQSIRRGLRGDSVILMGKNTLIRRCIRFHTEKTGNKDFLNLLPLLVGNVGLIFTKGDLKEVSEEVAKYKVLNIINVIF